A stretch of DNA from Streptomyces rubradiris:
ACGACGGAGGACAGCGGGCCGCGGTAGGGCACCTGGCCCTCGATGCCCTCGGGGATCAGCTGCTCGTCGGAGGCGACGCCCTCCTGGAAGTAGCGGTCCTTGGAGAAGGACCGGCGGTCGCCGCGGGACTGCATGGCGCCGAGGGAGCCCATGCCGCGGTACGACTTGAACTGCTTGCCGTTGATGAACAGCAGCTCGCCCGGGGACTCCTCGCAGCCCGCGAGCAGCGAGCCGAGCATCACCGTGTCGGCGCCCGCGACCAGGGCCTTGGCGATGTCGCCGGAGTACTGCAGACCGCCGTCGCCGATCACCGGGACACCGGCGTCCTTGGCGGCGAGCGCGGCCTCGTAGATCGCGGTGACCTGCGGCACGCCGACGCCGGCGACGACGCGGGTGGTGCAGATGGAGCCGGGGCCGACGCCGACCTTGATGCCGTCGGCGCCCGCGTCGACCAGGGCCTGGGCGCCGTCGCGGGTGGCGACGTTGCCGCCGATGACGTCGACGCCGGAGGAGTTCGACTTGATCTTGGCGATCATGTCGCCGACCAGCCGGGAGTGGCCGTGCGCGGTGTCCACGACGATGAAGTCGACACCGGCCTCGATCAGGGCCTGGGCGCGCTCGAAGGCGTCACCGGCCACACCGACCGCCGCGCCGACCAGCAGCCGGCCCTCGGCGTCCTTGGCCGCGTTCGGGTACTGCTCCGCCTTGACGAAGTCCTTGACGGTGATCAGACCCTTGAGGATGCCCTCGTCGTCGACCAGCGGCAGCTTCTCGATCTTGTGCTTGCGCAGCAGCTCCATGGCCTCCGGGCCGGAGATGCCGACCTTGCCGGTGACCAGCGGCATCGGGGTCATGACCTCGTGCACGCGGCGGCTGCGGTCGCTCTCGAAGGCCATGTCACGGTTGGTGACGATGCCGAGGAGCCGCTTGTCGCCGTCGGTCACCGGGACGCCGCTGATGCGGAACTTGGCGCACAGCGCGTCGGCCTCGGCGAGCGTGGCCTCCGGGTGGATGGTGATCGGGTCGGTCACCATGCCGGACTCGGAGCGCTTCACCAGATCGACCTGGTTGGCCTGGTCCTCGATGGAGAGGTTGCGGTGCAGGACGCCGACACCGCCCTGGCGGGCCATCGCGATCGCCATGCGGGACTCGGTCACCTTGTCCATGGCGGCGGACAGCAGCGGGATGTTGACCCGCACGTTGCGGGAGACGTACGAGGTGGTGTCGATCTCGTCGGGCGCCATGTCCGACGGGCCCGGCAGCAACAGCACGTCGTCGTAGGTCAGCCCGAGTGTCGCGAATTTACCGGGCACTCCGTCGACGTTGGCAGTCATGACACCTTCCCCAAATGGCCTTGATCGGTGCGGATGTCCATGCTAACGGGAAGCATCGCTAGCAAATTCCACGGTAACGGCTCGCTTCAGGCTTCGTATCTTCGTACGAAACCGTCGGTGCGCGGGTGCGGGGACGGGGCTACGGCGGCTCCGTCCCGGGGGATTACTGCTCGGCGAGCGCCCTGAGGCGACTCAGCGCCCGGTGCTGGGCCACGCGGACCGCGCCGGGTGACATTCCCAACATCTGCCCGGTCTCCTCCGCGGTCAAGCCCACGGCGATGCGCAGCAGCAGCAGTTCGCGCTGGTTCTCCGGGAGGTTGGCCAGCAGTTTCTTGGCCCACTCGGCGTCGCTGCTGAGCAGGGCGCGCTCCTCCGGGCCGAGGGAGTCGTCGGGCCGCTCGGGCATCTCGTCGGACGGCACCGCCGTCGACCCCGGGTGACGCATGGCGGCGCGCTGGAGGTCGGCGACCTTGTGGGAGGCGATGGCGAAGACGAACGCCTCGAAGGGCCTGCCGGTGTCCCGGTAGCGCGGCAGCGCGAGCAGGACCGCGACGCAGACCTCCTGGGCGAGGTCCTCCACGAAGTGGCGGGCGTCGCCGGGGAGCCGGGACAGCCGCGTGCGGCAGTAGCGCAGCGCCAGCGGGTGCACCCGGGCGAGCAGGTCGTGCGTGGCCTGCTCGTCCCCGTCGACGGCGCGATGCACGAGCGCACCGATCGCCCCAGGGGCCGTGCCCGCCTCGTCGTCGCGCATCGGTCCATGGTGCCCTGTGGCCGCGCGGTCCGTCGCATCGTGCTCGTGGTTGTGCACCGAAGCGTTATGAGCAGGTGCGCCGGCACTCATCCCCTGCGCCCTCCCCTTCCGCTCGACCGACTCGTCCCCGAGAGACTCCACATCTCAAGGATGCGGCATCCGCGCCGAAACGAGCGTCGCGCGTCCGGCGGGCCGCCTCGCGCGCGTCCTTCCGGGGGCCCGGCAGAGCGTACGCCGGTCGGCCGCCCGCCCCGCGCCGGGGGCGCCCACCTGCGCCGGAGCACCACCACCGGGCCTCGCGCGCCGGCGTGAACGACGGCGCGTACGACGGCGATGCGTACGACGGCGATGCGTACGGCGGCGATGCGTACGGCGGGGACCGTATGCCGACGAGGGCTCAGACACGGCCACCGTCGGCGGCGACAGCGACAGCAGGCAGCGGGCAGCCCGGGCCGGCACCTCGGCCGAGGTGGCCGGGCCCCGGCCCATCACCCCGAGCGTCAGGCCCGGCCCGTCGCCCGGAGCGCCTGCCCCGGCATGTCACCGGACCAGGCACCCGCGGCCCGTGTCAGCGGACCAGGCCCCAGCGGAACCCGAGTGCCACCGCGTGGGCGCGGTCGGAGGCGCCCAGTTTCTTGAACAGACGGCGGGCGTGCGTCTTGACCGTGTCCTCGGAGAGGAACAGCTCGCGGCCGATCTCGGCGTTGGAACGGCCGTGGCTCATGCCCTCCAGGACCTGGATCTCGCGCGCGGTGAGCGTGGGTGCCGCGCCCATCTCCGCCGAGCGCAGCCGGCGCGGGGCGAGCCGCCAGGTCGGGTCGGCGAGCGCCTGGGTCACGGTGGCCCGCAACTCCGCGCGCGAGGCGTCCTTGTGCAGGTAGCCACGGGCACCGGCGGCGACCGCGAGGGCCACGCCGTCCAGGTCCTCGGCGACGGTGAGCATGATGATGCGCGCGCCCGGGTCGGCGGAGAGCAGCCGGCGCACGGTCTCGACGCCGCCCAGACCGG
This window harbors:
- the guaB gene encoding IMP dehydrogenase, whose protein sequence is MTANVDGVPGKFATLGLTYDDVLLLPGPSDMAPDEIDTTSYVSRNVRVNIPLLSAAMDKVTESRMAIAMARQGGVGVLHRNLSIEDQANQVDLVKRSESGMVTDPITIHPEATLAEADALCAKFRISGVPVTDGDKRLLGIVTNRDMAFESDRSRRVHEVMTPMPLVTGKVGISGPEAMELLRKHKIEKLPLVDDEGILKGLITVKDFVKAEQYPNAAKDAEGRLLVGAAVGVAGDAFERAQALIEAGVDFIVVDTAHGHSRLVGDMIAKIKSNSSGVDVIGGNVATRDGAQALVDAGADGIKVGVGPGSICTTRVVAGVGVPQVTAIYEAALAAKDAGVPVIGDGGLQYSGDIAKALVAGADTVMLGSLLAGCEESPGELLFINGKQFKSYRGMGSLGAMQSRGDRRSFSKDRYFQEGVASDEQLIPEGIEGQVPYRGPLSSVVHQLVGGLRQSMFYVGGRTVPELQANGRFVRITSAGLKESHPHDIQMTVEAPNYSGKK
- a CDS encoding sigma-70 family RNA polymerase sigma factor — encoded protein: MRDDEAGTAPGAIGALVHRAVDGDEQATHDLLARVHPLALRYCRTRLSRLPGDARHFVEDLAQEVCVAVLLALPRYRDTGRPFEAFVFAIASHKVADLQRAAMRHPGSTAVPSDEMPERPDDSLGPEERALLSSDAEWAKKLLANLPENQRELLLLRIAVGLTAEETGQMLGMSPGAVRVAQHRALSRLRALAEQ
- a CDS encoding response regulator transcription factor, with protein sequence MTSVLVCDDSPLAREALRRAVATVPGVERVTTAANGEEVLRRWGADRSDLILMDVRMPGLGGVETVRRLLSADPGARIIMLTVAEDLDGVALAVAAGARGYLHKDASRAELRATVTQALADPTWRLAPRRLRSAEMGAAPTLTAREIQVLEGMSHGRSNAEIGRELFLSEDTVKTHARRLFKKLGASDRAHAVALGFRWGLVR